Proteins from a genomic interval of Hornefia porci:
- a CDS encoding MFS transporter gives MIKLITNHRRWRLAASILSLSLLTVMAGAAVAPALNLIQEHFRDTDPIYVQMIISMPAVFIALTNLFLFKPLSRRLRARTMLLIGLGFYVVFGCLAGAFSDIRLVLICRGLVGVGVGILMPLSTGLISFYFTKDKQAELMGYASAMNMLGGVVATLIAGGLAMVSWRFSFLVYLLGLISVVLCLFWMPNERIYDSGKDVKERGAFRRYLIFVVAIFLVMVTFFIYPADFAMETAKQGIIPQHFIAVIMAAMDVFGFFGGLASAPLRKGLGRNAKFSAPVFFLAGYLCLRFAGGWAGVLAGSFMVGFANGVGVPYIMTAASMQAGKSAATTVMPMLSVSLYTAQFVTPFIISAVKALTLRLGLGDSSYTVAVITAVLLFACCFAMRESGTKEDKADSEKDTTGAEMARTS, from the coding sequence ATGATAAAACTTATTACGAACCACAGGCGGTGGAGACTGGCGGCGTCGATTCTGTCCCTGTCTCTTCTGACTGTAATGGCGGGCGCGGCGGTGGCGCCGGCGCTGAACCTGATTCAGGAGCATTTCCGCGATACGGATCCGATCTATGTGCAGATGATCATCAGCATGCCGGCAGTGTTCATTGCGCTGACAAACCTTTTTCTCTTTAAACCTCTGAGCAGGCGGCTGAGGGCGCGCACCATGCTTCTGATCGGACTCGGCTTCTACGTCGTGTTCGGATGTCTGGCAGGCGCGTTCAGCGATATCCGCCTGGTTCTGATCTGCCGCGGACTGGTCGGCGTCGGCGTCGGCATCCTGATGCCGCTTTCCACGGGCCTGATTTCCTTTTATTTCACAAAGGATAAGCAGGCGGAGCTGATGGGCTATGCTTCCGCGATGAATATGCTGGGAGGCGTGGTCGCTACGCTGATCGCGGGCGGACTGGCAATGGTCAGCTGGAGATTCAGCTTTCTGGTCTATCTGCTCGGACTCATCAGTGTGGTGCTCTGCCTGTTCTGGATGCCGAACGAACGAATCTATGATTCCGGAAAAGATGTTAAAGAAAGGGGCGCGTTCCGCCGGTATCTGATTTTCGTTGTCGCCATATTTCTGGTGATGGTAACGTTCTTTATCTATCCTGCGGACTTTGCGATGGAGACGGCGAAGCAGGGAATCATTCCGCAGCATTTCATTGCGGTGATTATGGCCGCGATGGATGTTTTCGGATTCTTCGGAGGCCTCGCGTCGGCTCCTCTGCGAAAAGGACTGGGGCGGAACGCGAAATTCTCTGCGCCGGTATTCTTCCTTGCCGGATATCTCTGCCTGCGGTTTGCGGGCGGCTGGGCAGGCGTGCTGGCCGGCTCTTTCATGGTGGGATTTGCCAACGGCGTCGGAGTTCCGTATATTATGACCGCGGCGTCGATGCAGGCGGGGAAAAGTGCGGCGACTACGGTGATGCCCATGCTTTCTGTATCTCTCTACACCGCGCAGTTCGTGACTCCGTTTATTATTTCAGCCGTAAAAGCGCTGACTCTGCGCCTTGGCTTAGGCGACAGCTCCTATACCGTCGCAGTCATCACGGCGGTTCTGCTGTTCGCATGCTGTTTTGCGATGAGGGAGTCGGGAACAAAGGAAGATAAGGCAGATTCTGAAAAGGATACGACCGGAGCGGAGATGGCCCGTACCAGCTGA
- a CDS encoding MarR family winged helix-turn-helix transcriptional regulator gives MTEAGMSECYMSIGRIMMDYDRQFKGFLKAELAPRELTVAAALVLLALYERDGQTADSLLQTVYYDKSVMTRTLQILEKQGRVRRSRNPQDGRSWLFHLTEKGGEERREITDSLRDWCSIAFRDMDEEEVFSLLQILQNLQKNIRNRG, from the coding sequence ATGACTGAGGCAGGCATGTCAGAATGCTATATGAGTATCGGACGGATTATGATGGATTATGACCGTCAGTTCAAAGGGTTTCTCAAAGCTGAACTTGCTCCGCGGGAGCTGACTGTGGCGGCGGCTCTTGTGCTTCTTGCTCTGTACGAGAGGGACGGGCAGACCGCAGACAGTCTTCTGCAGACTGTATATTATGATAAGAGTGTAATGACCAGAACGCTGCAAATCCTGGAGAAACAGGGACGAGTCCGTCGCAGCCGGAATCCGCAGGATGGACGGTCATGGCTCTTTCATCTGACAGAAAAAGGGGGAGAGGAGAGAAGGGAAATCACGGATTCTCTGCGGGACTGGTGCTCCATTGCCTTCCGCGATATGGATGAGGAAGAAGTCTTTTCTCTCTTGCAGATACTGCAAAATCTGCAGAAAAACATCCGGAACAGGGGTTGA
- a CDS encoding MFS transporter: protein MKERSKLNFGLILTVYLLGIFMGALDTGIVTPARTVIQESLNVGDKAGIWMITVYTLAYAASIPVMGKLADRMGRRTIYLLSIFLFGGGSLFCGLSHGMNSFTALLIARVVQAVGGGGIMPVATAEFGTTFPEEKRGMALGMVGGVYGIANIFGASVGSAVMDFFGTGHWEFIFFVNVPIAVFILAAGFFCLPNTKEKSCDPIDGTGICVLVIMVLCIMYGLKNIDFFNFRETLQSTDVYPYLLIFLALLPVFVRIERRAADPVMNLHYFSNPRILITLGVSIITGIVLMGVIFVPQLCENAMEVPSGKGGYFVIILGVFAGVGAPFSGRLTDRFGPRAVLGAGLIASILGSLTVIFSTTVDPGWPNVIAALMFIGLGIGFTMGAPLNYMMLWETDEREANSALATLSLVRSLGTVIAPAVMVGFIAHAGAGISDDVMKLMPKEVNVPRLPYAAELTKVMRSQGVENVPDFDSMTRIQIDMNASGGGTEIPEALLNELKNSDVTTITENTKDMARYMFEKMSPQIQKKIDRGISKGESGVRSGIRGMDQSIRRMREAESGMQQGIDGMNRALSKQSEALKKMKKGRAGVHKGYQGVSKGLKEMQKAYDAQQVPFVKEKMKPQLEKLQRKQEELARTEKKMDSGIASLTAAQRKIRQKQDKLKYQKAQMAKAIAGVQEGKREARDTLRKLRIMKKAVPGALAAAETNYMKEIDRRSPEIRKTYQSALNSGFRQVFIMTATASGAGLLLLLMYRKRREENSND, encoded by the coding sequence CATTCCCGTGATGGGAAAACTGGCCGATCGAATGGGACGCAGAACGATCTATCTGCTGAGTATTTTTCTGTTCGGCGGCGGTTCTCTGTTCTGCGGGCTTTCCCACGGAATGAACAGCTTCACTGCACTGTTGATCGCCCGGGTGGTCCAGGCCGTAGGCGGCGGCGGAATTATGCCTGTGGCAACGGCGGAATTCGGGACGACATTTCCGGAGGAAAAGCGCGGAATGGCGCTGGGAATGGTGGGCGGAGTCTATGGAATAGCGAATATTTTCGGTGCCAGTGTCGGAAGTGCCGTGATGGACTTCTTCGGAACCGGTCATTGGGAATTTATTTTCTTTGTCAATGTGCCGATTGCAGTATTCATATTGGCCGCGGGATTTTTTTGTCTTCCGAATACAAAGGAAAAGTCGTGCGACCCGATCGACGGAACGGGGATCTGCGTGCTGGTCATCATGGTACTGTGCATTATGTACGGCCTTAAAAATATCGATTTTTTCAATTTCCGGGAAACACTGCAGAGTACAGACGTTTACCCGTATCTTCTGATCTTTTTAGCGCTGCTTCCGGTGTTTGTCCGGATAGAGCGCCGGGCTGCTGATCCGGTCATGAATCTTCATTATTTCTCGAATCCCAGGATTCTTATCACACTGGGTGTTTCCATCATCACCGGAATCGTGCTCATGGGCGTGATCTTTGTGCCTCAACTCTGCGAAAACGCTATGGAGGTGCCTTCCGGCAAGGGAGGGTATTTTGTCATCATACTCGGCGTGTTTGCGGGGGTGGGAGCGCCGTTTTCCGGACGCCTGACGGATCGGTTCGGACCCAGGGCAGTCCTTGGAGCGGGACTGATTGCATCAATCCTCGGGTCTCTGACGGTCATCTTTTCCACAACAGTCGATCCGGGCTGGCCGAATGTTATCGCCGCTCTGATGTTTATCGGGCTGGGAATCGGATTTACCATGGGAGCACCGCTGAACTACATGATGCTGTGGGAAACGGATGAGCGAGAGGCGAACTCCGCACTTGCGACGCTGTCACTTGTCCGGTCTCTGGGGACAGTAATTGCACCGGCAGTCATGGTAGGCTTTATCGCGCATGCCGGAGCGGGAATCTCCGACGATGTTATGAAGCTTATGCCTAAGGAAGTGAACGTTCCCCGGCTTCCGTATGCGGCGGAACTCACAAAGGTGATGAGATCGCAGGGCGTGGAGAATGTGCCGGATTTCGATTCTATGACTCGCATACAGATTGACATGAACGCATCCGGGGGCGGCACGGAAATTCCGGAAGCATTGCTGAACGAGCTGAAGAATTCCGATGTGACGACTATTACCGAGAATACAAAGGATATGGCCCGCTATATGTTTGAGAAAATGAGTCCTCAGATACAGAAAAAGATTGACCGTGGAATCAGTAAGGGAGAATCCGGCGTGCGGTCCGGAATCCGGGGGATGGATCAGAGCATCCGGAGGATGCGGGAAGCAGAATCAGGAATGCAGCAAGGGATCGATGGAATGAACCGGGCTTTGTCGAAACAATCCGAGGCGCTGAAGAAAATGAAAAAAGGCCGTGCCGGCGTGCATAAGGGATATCAGGGCGTAAGCAAAGGTCTGAAGGAGATGCAGAAGGCTTATGATGCGCAGCAGGTTCCCTTTGTGAAAGAGAAAATGAAGCCGCAGCTTGAAAAGCTTCAGAGGAAACAGGAAGAGCTCGCCCGGACGGAAAAAAAGATGGATAGTGGTATTGCGTCGCTGACCGCCGCACAGAGAAAGATCCGACAGAAGCAGGATAAGCTTAAATATCAGAAAGCGCAGATGGCAAAGGCGATTGCCGGCGTTCAGGAAGGAAAAAGGGAAGCGAGGGATACGTTAAGGAAATTGAGAATCATGAAAAAGGCGGTACCGGGGGCGCTTGCAGCCGCAGAAACAAATTATATGAAGGAGATCGACAGACGGTCGCCGGAAATACGGAAGACATATCAGAGCGCTCTTAACAGCGGTTTCCGCCAGGTGTTCATCATGACTGCGACTGCATCCGGCGCGGGCCTGCTTCTGCTCCTGATGTATCGGAAAAGAAGAGAGGAGAACTCAAATGACTGA